From the genome of Diabrotica virgifera virgifera chromosome 8, PGI_DIABVI_V3a:
aacccatattttttaacagcatttaaaaaattctgtaaaTTTAAATCATGTCTATCTTGATCCTCACCACCAACTGTTACATCATCTAAATAAGCGTAAACACcttgtagattttctttttttatgatAGAATCAATGGCTCTCTGAAAACATGATACTCCATTGGTAACTCCAAAAGGAATACGACGGAATTGGTAAAGGCCTCCACTTGCCTCGAAAGCTGTAAATGGTTTGTCAGATTCGtaaattgatatttgatgatatgcgtattttaaatcaattgagctaaaaattttatattttgctaTCTTAGACACCAGTGAATCAATATTCGGCAACGGATAAGCATCAAGTAATGTGAATCTATTTATTGTTTGAGAGTAATCAACTACCATCCGACGTTTATGATTTTCGTTTTTAGTTACCAACACTTGGGCCCTCCAAGGTGATTTACCTTCTTCGATAATTTCTTCTTTAAGGAGacgttttatttcttgtttaataAATTCTTCATCTTCCTGTGAATGCCTGCGAGATTTAGTAGCAATAGGGTGACAATTTTCTGTTAAATTGGCAAACAACGAAGGTGGCTTAATTTTAGCTTCATAAGACAGCATATCTTAAGAGGTCTTCTTGGTCCTCCAAATTTAACTTCTAAGCTTTCATGTTGTTTCATAATATCTTGACCCAAAATCACATCTGTACAAAGATTggataaaactaaaacttttgttTGATCATATTTTTCTTTATCAACCTGAATGTTTATTAAACAATAGCCTTGAATATTAGCTGAGAATGACATAGATGCCATAGAAACTTGGACCCCTTGTATTGGAAAAATTTTAAGCTTATTTTCAATAGCGAATTCATGATCTAAAAAAGTATCTGAGCTTCCAGTGTCTATTAAAGCGTTGGCATCAATTTGGTTAACTGTTACTTTGGCTATACATTTTGAAAGCGATTGAGGTGTTTCCATTGAAGAAGCGATTACCATTGTAGATGCATAAGTTGATCTCGTTTGACTTTTCCTTGATTGCATGCACATTTTAAACCAATGTCCAATTTTATGACAGTTTTGGCAAATCGCAGCCCTTGCTGGACATACAGATCGAGGATGTCTTGGATGTCCACAAAAATAACAAGTCTGACCAGGTTTTGTTTGAACAGAAGCTAAAGTAGTTTGTTCTGAATTTGGATGACTACAAGATGCTATATTATTTAATGCTGCATGATATGTATCAGATTGTTTTTGAGAATCTTCTAAAGATCTAGATTTAGATAATGCTTCGTCCAAAGATAAAGAACTAAACTCTAGTAATCTTTGACGTATATTAGATTGAACGAGACCATTAATAAAAGCATCACGAATATAgtcatttttattttcttctgaAGAAACTGctttaaaattacaatttttagCCAAAAGCTTTAACTGTTGAGCATACTGATCTATAGATTCGTTTATTTGTTGTTTTCTTGTAGCTAGAATATGTCTTGCGTAAATCTCATTTGTAGGTTTAATATACAATTCTTCCAAAATTTTGATAGCAGAAATGTATGTTTTTGCTTCGCTTATGTAATCATATACTGAATGTGAGACAAAATTGATTAAAAGCATGTACTTGTCTTTATCTTCTAGCGATTTTTCTGTAGATTTATTGCTTTCCAAAAAATTCTTAAATGTTTCGTACCAGTGTTTAAATTCTTTGGCGGCAGTTTGGGAGTTTGGATCAGCCTCTAGTTTATCAGGTCTAAAGTACTTCTCCATTGTATATTTGGTATATTTATGTGAATAAAAATTGTAGTAAAAATGCCTTTTACAAAATTAGGCTTTTATTCACATAAGACTTGACAGTAGAattaatttgaatgacaaaacaattaatcaataaaataaacaatgacaAAAGAATACTAAATTATACTACACTTTGTTAACACCTTATATAGTATATTAACAAATTCGCTATCAAGCGACTCATATATGAGCCATATCGATTTTTTCCTATGGACCAACGTCTCACCCGTAACATTGCACATAATGGCAATTTAAATAGTAGTGGTCTGTGAGGATGAAACTTAAATACCCCCTTGGTAGAGAACTGGTTAATTGATGAAATTAGTAATAATGACCTACAGATCCTTGAAATGTATTGTAGTGTGGCTGTCTGCTTGCGTGTCTGTCTCTTTCTGGAATAacaaataaaggaataacagtgGAAGTTTTTCTAATTTTGGAAAAACAGTTTTTCTGTCCCATTACATAAATTTGGTAACAAGTATAATGTAAAAAACAATTGTCCCATCAGCAAGCTAAGTGTGATTCCTAAACACAGTAGAAGACTTATTTCGTGCAGATAGAGAAAAATACAGGAAATTCATGACacctaaagaaggagaagaagttGTATGTTCAGTACTGCTTCGTTTAttacttttatttctttttgtaagTTACTTCTTTGTTTTAATGTAAATATACACAGACTTTCAGAAAGAGACAAGACACTGCCCTTTCTGATGCGTAATATGcagattatatttatttatatcaatataTGTAGATATATTCAACATTCAATTGATTTAGGGCAATGGAATTAACTCTGGAGACATTAAGAAGCTCATCGAAGCAGGTTATCATACTATTGAATCAGTTGCTTTTGCACCCAAAAAGTACCTCCTCTCCATTAAGGGTGTTTCAGAGGCGAAAGCTGACAAAGTTCTAGCAGAAGCAGCTAAATTAGTACCCATGGGCTTTACTACAGCTACTGAATTTCATCAGAAGAGATCTGAAATTATACAATTAACTACAGGTTCCAAAGAGCTAGATAAGTTATTGGGTGGTGGCATTGAAACAGGATCTATTACAGAGATTTTTGGCGAATTTCGTACAGGAAAAACACAATTGTGCCATACTTTAGCAGTTACATGTCAGGTAAGGTTTAAAGAATATTTGTCATGTCTCGATTTTAGTTTAAGAATTCGTATACATTTACACAGGATACAGCATAAGATACAGCGGTGTGTTTAATGTGttttggcttaacttacgtcatttttagtaagcaaataagatagatatgcacatttgtgttagaaaaaagtaaaaattttatttttccagatttttgcagatacgtcGTTTTTGCTAAGCACAGCAGATCTGTTCTCCCATCtgtttttgggtcttcctcgtcaTAAAAAAGTGTGTTGTTAATGCCTTCTGGtccaaattaattaaaactcagtttttccgataacattatatttaaatCGAACTATCGATGATTCAACCATAAGTTATTTACAATATTAACGTGACCTATCCTAAACGTGAATACTAGCTAACTACAACAATAATCATAATCTCTTTCTCgcccgagttaatgtttatatacacctttaaataataacaaacatgACAATCCAATGTTACTCgcggttattgaatccaagaacagatactacatcgattaatgactttgaatgagttttaaacatattttatacaGAATGTACTATTTTATATTAcatcgtggtctgcctgatacaggtctccatttggtaattttctttataactgcttctggatttctcctttcaatgtgtcccatccatctgagtcgtGGTCCCTTGATAAATCTGACAATGTCGTCTCTTTTCAAAAGTtgtcttacttcgtggttcatctGTTTTCTAAATTCTtgattacctaagtttagtgggcctgctatcctccgaatttttttctctctaggatcctcaatctttcttcacCTTTCTGTGTAAGACACATTACTTCGGCGCCATCTGGTCGCAAAAACAAGtcgcaatcaatatggcgacattgaaatgcgactgtgcaagccttgtggattttagttgaactaacgaaatgatgtCATGAAATTGACTAGCGACTTATCAAAATTAATTGCGAATCCAAtaaagtggttgatattataatttctaGTAGAAATTTTTGTgacacggacatgaatgaatggccgaaagcgagattaggtttagtttaggagatgtgttttgtttgtttcttgcaaggaaaactaaagcaaaaagtattaatatggctggcttttatggaaatttgctggttttggaggaattagatagattagtattaaattagaaatataataattgagaatgttcacaacgtgaattatcaactcaatgaaagatgtaaggtaaatCTGGGAATGTAAGGGGGATGTAAggtaatctgggaaaattagtataaaacaaggaaaattatgtaccagctattttattgctggacatgctggaatcaaatcttaagatttcatatattagtaatatagctatgcaaagtccgcagaaagtgtgctatttagtttataaacaaattagcgctccgaaatctttgtTTCAATTGTTGCTCcgtaactcagaagattttaatGTTAAACCAAAAaaactcacataaaaattcactgtaatttaattctgcacatagatatttttttcgattaaCTTCTGCGGAAAtgttcctcggaaaattcggtttttccaaaaaaaatctttaattttcaactaaaattttaggaaagtaattatttatcattaaataacttggtgacataaatcttttttgttatgagtgtcttgaagatatgaaaatttgtatgtacaaagaggaccggaataaaaaggtaatggttcaaagattgaaaTCCCGTTGTTTATAACTATGTTGCAAATGccagtcaaatttgaccggttatacctggaaccactcaattcgattttttttttcttcgaagaagaagccgtgcccttttcaacagcgttaacttaatttaatttaatctgatattttctgaggggttccatttgtttataagccaaaaaattgtttctttataacattcctgagaccgctcagaTAGTCCAaattcaattctgtaaagtacattgaATAGGTATAGAGCTTtattatacgaaaatcatagttattctggtgtatcataatctttctggttattatttcgaccaaaattttttaattaacattttaattattgctaaactattggttagattgtcaccggcctcctgatatataatctactaggtataaaaaatctttcatgtcaccaatttatttaatttttgataaataattactttcctaaaattttaattaaaaattgcagatttttttggaaaactcggattttccgagtaaaatttttgttgaagaaatcggaaaaaataactttgtgcagaactaaattgcggggaatttttatttgagtgtttttggtttaaaggaaaaatcttaggagttacagagcactaattgaaaaaaagacGATTtgggagtgctaatttgtttataaataaaataacacactttctgcggacttgtcataccccattaCTAATATAtggatgcctcagaagccaatcggtgcAATTTGAAATGAGATAATAAGATGTTTGTGAAAATAGTTGCAAAAAATGAGGagccattaaaaataaaaatatcctCTTTATTGATCATAATATAAGTATGttattcataaataaaaataaggaccAGCTATTTGTCGTTGGTGTATTCTTTGGTGTTACATTTCATAAGTCATTTTTAGGTTCTTGACTTACACCATTTGACTTCTGAAGCGTCGAtttgcaatcttaagattcgattttagcaataaaatagctggaaaataatttttcccaaaatgaaattttttcgataatttgcccagactatcaacaaacgttgcggtggttgcatagcccataaatccaataaacaggaagaccaacccaaattctgagcagagTCAAAATGATAACGCTAATATCCCCAGTtggaactaatatcgaaatgaataagaatcccTATAAATTGCATCTGTCATGGCAGAGTCGAAATTAAATTGCGacatcgaaatgaattagaatcaggcccctggtctaattgctgctctgtaaattttcagtttagtattctgagtaagcttcttatctttgaggaagtgcctagattctttcattgattactatGCTTCTATCggtagttccattaactgagaccccAAGGTATTTAAAGTGTTCTAGCTTTTCACATGCATATTCGccaatatttaaacttgtcacattaactgaattttttcttaagcatattaggtattttgttttgttttattgctaaaccccttttggatgcttcctGGCACAACTTCGCAAATTCTTCCTTTAAGctgtttaggtttctgctaatcAATGCTATGTCATCAGCATAtgccacaagttgcgacgtcgatgttataattCTAGCTTTTATTGTTCTTTCTATTGCGACATTAAATGGTGACATTGATAGAGAGTCTCCCTGTCGTACTCCAGTTGCTATTTCTACATTTTTGGTGTTCCCTTTATCTGATATTATTGCTGCCGTCGATCCTTCCATTGTCATTTTGGTAAGCTTTATAAGTTTCGTTGGGATATCCTGGTTTTacatgtcttctattaggtcgggtcttgttacgctgtcaaaggcttgcttgaaatctatgaaaaggatgtgtaagtcgatatcGTGTCATAACACTTCtcaattgactgtgtgattatgtgtattgcgtctattgttgaccttccctctCTAAATCCTTGCTGGTAGTTTCCTATTTTAGTTCCAATGTATTTTGAGAGTATTTGTCTAATCAATGATGttaatattttgtagcagctgTTTAACAATGTAACTCCTCTATAGTTGTTGCATTGTGTGGTGTCGCCTTTCTTTAGAATAGGAAATATCCATCCTGTTTTTCCATTCTTCATCCCAAATCCTTATTATTAGGTTGTATATTTTTCGTTGTATTTCTTCTCCGCCTCATTTTATTAATTCGTTTGGGATTTCGTCTGGGCTTGCTGCTTTCTTTTGTTTTAGATTTCTTATCACACGTAAAAATCCTGACATGTCAACTTTTCGGTTTTGTTTTTTTCATCAGGGTATGTTTTTTCTGTGCATTCGAGAGTACTTTCGCTGTCTTAAATACCTCTTCATAATATTTCTCCCATGTTTTGGCATCAATCTTAACTGttggcagtggcggctcgtaactttaggaaggtagtgccagaatccgggcagccGCCTAAATTTTTTGGggcggttttacgatatggtcaaaaaggatataaaatataaataaaaaaaaatatcattcttatctacctgttcattatgtttaattagagtatcacgataagctgaatttaattgggtttttatatttaacttaccaagcattgaaaagctaaaaacgttattcatgtgcactttagatttttcatgggatttcaatttctcccatatatgtacaagatcatcggtgcctttgtttgaccaagtctcgtcacctccaaacaaaacgcatacaaaacagaagagtttattagtttgttcgcaaccacacaaccagctatttttatcataaataattttattaaacttatgacagcgaagtttttgtccatttccactttgtttttcaatttttaaatcaggtaaaggccgaccgagttctttaatttgtagtttttttttctaacgaaaaaccaccaaaagagttttttaatatactaatttgattcattgtcaataaataaattaaacgtagaaaataatcaaaatattatttttatacctacgacacccacgatcacaacgcactaactaataattacaaattaaaaaatatagtagagtataaacacaaatatacaatacagtagtagacaataaacacaatagcgtcaagcgaacgcgtaaagaaactagaaatatgtagatctaaaacattgtatcttaagatccactaacttccttttcgagatttcgagcctggcacggagactccaatttaaacgtatgttaaaagtgcaataccgctctctctctgtcacttacacaggatgctcatacaatctttctcttttctcacgagccactatgccgttcggcactgggatttttatgattttcatcctttatccggtcagctgtgggtggccagagtcggtagatttgcattgcgctacacagttgccagatttgatataatttataaaaataaagagaaatattcacaaaaaaaaataaacagacattaaaatgtttttaagataaaaaatagtttctgcatagttagcaaggtagtgtcatggctctatggcactacctcacgggccgccactgactgttggtttcttcttgttttgtgattttatatatttgtattATAGTATATGTTTGATAATTTTGTATGTTTTCAGTTACCTGTTGAAAGTGGTGGGGGAGAAGGCAAATGCCTGTATATTGATAGTGAAGGGACTTTTCGGCCAGAACGTCTATTGGCTGTAGCTGAACGATATCAAATGACTGGACAAGATGTTTTAGATAATGTAGCGTATGCGAGAGCTTATAATACAGATCACCAAACAAGTTTACTTATACAAGCATCTGCTATGATGGCAGAATCTAGGTAAGTCTTTATAATTATTTGGTCAGTAGTACATGAAACAGGTTACTAACTTAAACATTCTCCATCCTCAATTTCAACTTTCATATTTCACTATGCATCCTCTACCTCTACACgcacgagagagagagagaaagcaAGTGGAAATAAGTAAGAACATACAAGTTATTGAAACTGCATATGAGCAAGTATCATATCCATGAAAGATTCAAAATTTAGCTACTTCGGTACTAAACTTATAGTAATTAGACTGTACTAACATAAATTGTAACATAAAATactttacaaaataaaaaaaaatatatgttgttCTCTAACGTGAAATTCACACTGGGATTGCAGTACGGTTAAGATAGGAATGCGCATTCAGCGTTGCCACAGTTCCTCTGCGACGCTCTTGAGAGAGCAATCAACAACTGGTGAAGACTGACAACCCTGTGCGTTTATTCCCCATTAGAAATGTATTGCCCTATCTTAGCCATACTGCATTCTCGGTGTGAATTTCTCAATAGACTCAAGAATTATTACCAAGTTAAAAGAGTATAAAAATGTATTGTgctatacagtcgaacccgcttattggatgAACCAACCAAATGAAAAAATGTTCATATTGGATGGTTTAAACAGCATATTTCCCGCGCTCCtaatcaagctacaataacgaGAATTTGCCACAAGATGTATCACGTGTAATGCAAGGGCAAGGTATCGAATCTGAAAAACCCGATTTTTCatattcgatagttggaaatggtaggGACGATGTAATGTATTAAATCTATGTCATAGTCATCATTATCATCAGTAGCTTGACATTCCTTTGTGGGTCTTCACATTGTTCTATGATTTTACGTCATTCCGATATATCCTTTGCTTTGGTTTTTCAGTTGGTAATCTAAGTTCAGATCTTGTTCAACTTTTTCATGTTGGGGTCTTCCTCCAAAATTATAGTGACTGATGCATACATTATTTTCTTTTGCTCTATATACATATTATGGGCTTGAGGATTTTTCTTTCAAGCTAGATTGTAGTTTTTCATCGTTTTCTAGTTTGACTATGTATACGATCCATCTACAAGGTCTTGGCTTATGTTTcgtatatttttaatatttgatttTTCGTGTAATGTCATCAGATCGTCaatgtttaatttttctattatatattttattcacAATATCGGTCGTCCAGAAGAAAAGTGGCACAACTAAAAAATGTACAATTCCAGTTATTTTGTTAAATTGACTCCAAAAATCCTATACTTTTACCAGGAAAAGTGTCACATAGATATTCAACTTCATAAGATGGCGGTAGTGTCATTATTCTTTTGGCGGTAAAATGAATACGTTTATTCCGCAACAATGACACATTTGGGATTATGCTCTGACGTTTGATGTGAACGTATCGTTATTAATCCCGAAAACTGTTGTATTTCGAGAAGTGTCTTAGGTATTTTTCATTAATGTTAAAAAAGTGACCATTGTTTTAATAGAATAGTGACATAACTCAGAATGGTAACATTTTTTCTTTGTCAAATCaaatattatagtttttttggttttatttctTACACAATTAGAAACACTCACTTATCCATATTCTTCAactttaatttataaattttagcagTTACCGTTTAAAATTACAGTTATGTATATTAagatctaaaaaatcaatgtacATAGGGTtggtaactttaaaataatttttttgcttttttaggtaTGCCTTATTAATTGTAGATAGTGCAATGGCTCTATATAGAACCGATTATTCGGGAAGGGGAGAATTATCAGCCCGACAAATGCATTTAGCAAGATTTTTAAGGATGTTGTTACGTTTAGCTGATGAGGTAAATATTTATTGTCATTATTACTTTTCAACTTACAGTGTATAACAAGTCACGTAGAACAAGGAATACAAATGGGGCCCTCAGAGCAACAGTAACCTAAgtcacaaattgagcatttttagattaaaacACATCCTACCTCTACATTTGGCTAGATGGCGCTACATAATTTCTTGTTTCCTTAACAAATATACTGGAAATATGAATGCAAAGATTGCCTCaaatattctaaaaaatttaACCTCAAATATTTTTCCTTCTTACCATACAGGTGGGCCAAACCTCTGATTCCTTTTGTTGTTAATGCTGAACTATGGAGtgtataaaaaaagtttataacaAAACTGATGTAGAAGACATCtacaactcaaatttattttcgattatacaggatCAATCAGAACATTGAAATGAACCAATGTTGTGTTTCTAACAATAAGACACCGAACTCTAACATTCTAACACCGAAATAATCTAACAACACTTACACAGAATTTAATGTACTACAATTTACTttcactacagctgtttcagcAAAATGCCTTTTTCAAGTAATGTATTTTTACTATGCGTCTACACTTTGTAGTCTTTAACTGAATAAGTTGAGGAGAGGAGAGCTGTTTGTCTTAAGttagtcattcagaattatatctgtattataTAATTTAtcaatttccatagattctaataaaaatAGCTTAAGGCCTTCATTTTGAATGTGAAGAATTTTAAATTGGTCATTagaagaatgattatgatctagaaatAAAGTAAACTGTGTAAATGGAATCTGTTTTTCCATTATTCAAAGCGCTTTTGTATCGTGTTATACGTTTGCTAGTAGTTCTACCAGTTTGACAGATCTAAGTTTTTGGGCAGTCAAGTCACCACATAtaagtttgtatacaccactgtGTAAGTGCTTTTTCTTTTGGTTCTTGttattcttaatatatttgcttaagttgtttgTTCTGAAATTGGTGTTATTAAAGtacaaagactgagatggtttGAACACATActgatgttttgcagaattgcgtggatgttaattaaacaccgaagtacttctagtcagttttattttaaaagaaaactcaataattctacaaataacttaaacatcaaaatcaacatttatttttccttgacacttatttttgcttacagttgacatctgacacttatataacattgtttccaactacatcatacaataacaaaaatcccctagatttgccgttgcttatttttactgggtattcaacacATACAAAGAAGAAAAAATGCACTAATTAGGAGGATAACGAACTGGAAACCAAGAGGAAAAgagaaagaccaaaaataagatggaaAGACCAGAATATATCAAAGATAGAAATTGCAAACTGCAGATAAAAGATTCAGAAACagagaaaatgcaaaaagatAGTATaagattccatttcaaatcaatcaattttggatcaaaaaaacttttgaatctccgatttgtctgaaaattggtatatagcatctgcgggatgtagaaataaaacatttaaggtcgaattgtcttcttcttattcttcttctttttttctcaaaatgttattttaagcgTTTTTACAgggatttggtatttatttaaacaaatttggattttctatcataaagtatcaatggaaaacataatatgtattttaatagaagggatttaaaaatgtcattatatggcattataataagttattttgattcaaaacaagtttttgatcaaattttatagtgtagaaaacgttaaaataccgttttttacattttcctccattccaaAAATCATCatggatttggctgaaaatttgcccacagatagcgaGAATATACGACTTacagtggttagaaggatttgatttatattacaataccaaaaaaagttacatgcaatatcctagtcaaaaatataggcgtctactgtaagtacaattaactcggaaaatatcgacctcatgacaaaaattgttaaaaagaaattataataattataaatacgatttatttggaacaattttagttcgtaccgtttttgtcgaaaagttaaaaatagcggagatattgagcaaaagcggttctcctttaaaatcaagatggcggctaacgtaacggaggaattcattcgcgattttaaatttagaccccctaaagattagaaaaataaaattttgggcagctcggcatgcaaggtcaaatgctatcccgactgaactaatatacttttga
Proteins encoded in this window:
- the LOC114328929 gene encoding DNA repair protein RAD51 homolog 1, which gives rise to MIKKKSKPKKKEEEEEEDCDWLVDLLLSKLRFVLTCFILDIFIIILVNKSYLLLILLPNLTMSVSAASVASTATQEEQEVDDFGPQPITKLEGNGINSGDIKKLIEAGYHTIESVAFAPKKYLLSIKGVSEAKADKVLAEAAKLVPMGFTTATEFHQKRSEIIQLTTGSKELDKLLGGGIETGSITEIFGEFRTGKTQLCHTLAVTCQLPVESGGGEGKCLYIDSEGTFRPERLLAVAERYQMTGQDVLDNVAYARAYNTDHQTSLLIQASAMMAESRYALLIVDSAMALYRTDYSGRGELSARQMHLARFLRMLLRLADEFGVAVVITNQVVAQVDGAAMFNADPKKPIGGNIMAHASTTRLYLRKGRGETRMCKIYDSPCLPESEAMFAINADGIGDAKE